The Oncorhynchus mykiss isolate Arlee chromosome 30, USDA_OmykA_1.1, whole genome shotgun sequence genome includes a window with the following:
- the LOC110521509 gene encoding tyrosine-protein kinase ZAP-70 has product MATDPAAELPFFYGSISRSEAEEHLKLAGMADGLFLLRQCLRSLGGYVVSLVWNVEFHHYSVEKQLNSTYCIAGGKPHCGPAELCEFYSNDSDGLVCTLRKPCLRSPDNPIRAGVFDNLRDNMLREYVRQTWNLEGEAMEQAIISQAPQLEKLIATTAHERMPWYHSKIPRQEGERRLYSGAQPDGKFLVRDREESGTFALSLMYGKTAYHYQILHDKSGKYSMPEGTKFDTVWQLVEYLKMKPDGLVTVLREPCVNRSNTKQTPVVPSWRRPRTNGYTPPPGVPLGGSKEIKTSPPTDRPMLPMDCSEFVNPYHDPNDLKKFFINRDQLMIDEVELGSGNFGCVKKGVFKTNKGHTDVAIKVLKSENEKLVKDEMMREAEIMHQLSNPYIVRMLGLCQAECLMLVMEMASVGPLNKFLSTNKDKVTVENIVGLMHQVSMGMKYLEEKNFVHRDLAARNVLLVNQQFAKISDFGLSKALGADDNYYKARTAGKWPLKWYAPECMNFHKFSSKSDVWSFGVTMWEAFSYGGKPYKKMKGPEVISFIASGSRMECPSGCPDRMYALMKDCWTYKHEDRPGFVKVEECMRVFYYSISNKTPPEVTADAAEPLK; this is encoded by the exons ATGGCGACAGACCCTGCGGCAGAGCTGCCTTTCTTCTACGGCAGTATCAGTCGTTCGGAGGCTGAGGAGCACCTGAAGCTGGCAGGCATGGCCGACGGGCTGTTCCTGCTGCGCCAGTGTTTGCGGAGCCTGGGCGGCTACGTGGTCTCTCTGGTGTGGAACGTGGAGTTCCACCACTACTCTGTGGAGAAACAGCTCAACAGCACCTACTGTATTGCAGGTGGAAAGCCGCACTGTGGTCCAGCGGAGCTCTGTGAGTTTTACAGTAATGATTCAGATGGCCTGGTGTGCACCCTGAGGAAGCCCTGTCTGCGCTCCCCAGACAACCCCATCAGAGCAGGCGTCTTTGATAACCTGAGGGACAACATGCTGAGGGAGTATGTACGACAGACCTGGAACCTGGAG GGGGAGGCCATGGAGCAGGCTATCATCAGCCAGGCTCCACAGCTGGAGAAGCTGATCGCCACCACCGCCCATGAGAGGATGCCCTGGTACCACAGCAAGATACCTCGCCAGGAAGGGGAGAGGCGGCTCTACTCCGGGGCACAGCCAGATGGAAAGTTCCT agtcagagacagggaAGAGTCTGGAACCTTTGCCCTTTCTTTGATGTACGGAAAAACGGCCTACCATTACCAGATCCTACATGACAAATCAGGGAAGTACTCCATGCCAGAGGGAACCAAATTTGACACTGTGTGGCAG CTGGTTGAGTATCTGAAGATGAAACCTGATGGGCTAGTGACAGTTCTGAGGGAACCGTGTGTGAACCGCAGCAACACCAAAC AGACTCCTGTTGTGCCCTCGTGG AGGCGGCCCAGAACAAATGGATACACACCGCCACCTGGGG TACCTCTGGGGGGCTCCAAGGAAATCAAGACTTCCCCACCCACAGACCGTCCGATGTTGCCCATGGACTGCAGTGAATTTGTCAACCCTTACCATGACCCTAATGACCTGAAGAAGTTCTTCATCAATAGGGATCAGCTGATGATTGACGAGGTGGAGCTCGGCTCGGGAAACTTTGGCTGTGTCAAGAAAGGAGTCTTCAAAACAAATAA GGGCCACACTGATGTGGCCATCAAGGTGCTGAAGAGTGAGAATGAGAAGCTGGTGAAAGATGAGATGATGAGGGAGGCGGAGATCATGCACCAGCTGAGTAACCCTTACATCGTCCGCATGCTGGGGCTCTGCCAGGCTGAGTGCCTGATGCTGGTGATGGAAATGGCTTCTGTTGGGCCACTCAACAAGTTCCTCTCCACCAATAA GGATAAAGTCACAGTGGAGAACATTGTGGGTCTGATGCACCAGGTGTCTATGGGAATGAAGTACCTGGAGGAGAAGAACTTTGTGCACAGAGACCTGGCAGCTCGCAACGTCCTGCTGGTCAACCAACAGTTTGCCAAGATCAGTGACTTTGGTCTGTCCAAGGCTTTGGGTGCTGATGACAACTATTACAAG GCACGCACAGCAGGAAAATGGCCGCTGAAGTGGTATGCTCCCGAATGCATGAACTTCCACAAGTTCTCCAGCAAGAGTGATGTCTGGAGCTTTGGTGTCACCATGTGGGAAGCCTTTTCTTATGGAGGAAAACCATACAAG AAAATGAAAGGTCCGGAGGTGATCAGTTTCATTGCCAGTGGGAGCCGGATGGAATGTCCGTCTGGATGTCCAGATAGAATGTATGCACTGATGAAGGACTGCTGGACATACAA ACACGAGGACCGGCCAGGCTTtgtgaaggtggaggagtgcatgCGAGTCTTTTATTACTCCATATCCAACAAAACTCCTCCTGAGGTGACCGCAGACGCTGCTGAGCCTCTCAAGTAG